One genomic segment of Chloroflexia bacterium SDU3-3 includes these proteins:
- a CDS encoding helix-turn-helix transcriptional regulator has product MKVRSQLRLLIAQKEHQEGQRYSLRAVVNATKPYTGTGKGVPISTIQGLLNDDWNRLDRDSINALCQWLACTPGDLLKLEG; this is encoded by the coding sequence ATGAAAGTGAGATCACAACTGCGCTTGCTCATTGCACAAAAAGAGCATCAAGAAGGGCAACGGTACTCACTACGTGCCGTTGTGAACGCTACGAAACCGTATACAGGAACGGGTAAGGGTGTCCCAATATCAACTATTCAAGGGCTGCTTAATGATGATTGGAATAGGCTAGATCGAGATTCGATCAATGCTCTATGTCAGTGGCTTGCATGTACGCCGGGAGATTTATTGAAGTTGGAGGGATAG